A single region of the Pseudalkalibacillus berkeleyi genome encodes:
- the ftsE gene encoding cell division ATP-binding protein FtsE: MIEMIDVWKTYPNGVMALNGIDVHIEKGDFVYVVGPSGAGKSTFIKCMFRQEKPTKGDIIINGKSLTKVKERKIPYVRRQIGVVFQDFKLLPKLSVYENVAFALEVIEQSPKVIRREVMETLELVGLKNKARFLPDELSGGEQQRVSIARSIVNKPPVLIADEPTGNLDPDTAWGIMEVFEEITNRGTTVVMATHNKEIVNTIKKRVIAIEGGRIVRDEKRGVYGYEEDANPISTH, from the coding sequence TTGATCGAAATGATAGATGTATGGAAAACTTACCCCAACGGTGTGATGGCATTGAACGGGATAGATGTCCATATCGAAAAAGGTGACTTTGTCTATGTTGTCGGACCAAGTGGTGCGGGAAAGTCAACATTCATAAAATGTATGTTCCGCCAAGAGAAACCGACAAAAGGTGACATTATTATAAATGGTAAGAGTTTAACAAAAGTAAAGGAACGCAAAATCCCTTACGTAAGAAGACAAATTGGCGTCGTGTTCCAAGACTTTAAACTTCTACCGAAACTATCAGTATATGAAAATGTAGCGTTTGCTCTTGAGGTGATTGAGCAGTCTCCAAAAGTCATTCGACGAGAAGTGATGGAAACACTTGAACTCGTTGGTCTCAAGAATAAAGCGCGGTTTCTCCCTGATGAATTATCTGGAGGAGAGCAGCAACGTGTTTCAATTGCGCGCTCCATTGTGAACAAGCCGCCCGTTTTAATTGCAGACGAGCCTACTGGAAACCTTGATCCAGACACAGCTTGGGGAATTATGGAAGTATTTGAAGAAATCACAAATCGTGGGACAACTGTAGTTATGGCTACCCACAATAAAGAGATTGTAAACACAATTAAAAAACGGGTGATCGCCATCGAAGGTGGACGAATCGTACGTGATGAGAAAAGGGGTGTCTACGGTTATGAGGAAGATGCGAACCCTATCTCGACACATTAA
- a CDS encoding glycosyltransferase family 4 protein, whose amino-acid sequence MKIVQFITRMDDIGGAQIHLLHLSIGLARRGHHVTVIANEKGPLFDELNQNNIACIEIPELRRTIHPYFDLRALYKIRSVLKQANPHLLAIHSTKAGVIGRILGQQLKIPTIFTAHGWSFSEGIPERKRRMYIYLERLIGRISQGIITVSDYDYQLALQHDILPENKLQTIYNGIPDIKRPLSSQRNMGPPTIVMVARFAYPKDHLTVIKALEKLGHMRWKLSLVGDGPRLSDMKSIVKKSKISDRVTFMGAIRHVNQVLNDSDIFVLMSKHEGLPISIIEGMRSGLPIVASNVGGVKEMVRDNWNGYLIPEGDVDTLAIKLSTLISNQELMLKMGEFSRKRYEERFTYDRMFSDTLNYYKKISFPKNQIVLHKREESI is encoded by the coding sequence ATGAAAATTGTTCAATTCATAACACGTATGGATGATATTGGTGGTGCACAGATACATCTCCTTCATTTATCAATCGGGCTTGCACGGAGAGGGCATCATGTGACCGTCATTGCTAATGAAAAAGGTCCATTGTTTGATGAGTTAAATCAAAACAATATTGCATGTATTGAAATTCCAGAACTGCGTCGTACCATTCACCCTTATTTTGATTTGAGAGCACTATATAAAATTCGGTCAGTTTTAAAGCAAGCTAACCCTCATTTATTGGCTATTCATTCTACTAAAGCTGGAGTAATTGGTAGAATTCTTGGACAACAGCTTAAAATCCCTACTATTTTTACTGCTCATGGTTGGTCCTTTTCAGAAGGAATTCCAGAAAGAAAAAGGAGGATGTACATATATTTAGAGAGACTAATTGGGCGGATTTCTCAAGGGATAATAACTGTGTCGGATTACGACTATCAATTAGCGTTGCAGCATGACATTTTACCTGAAAACAAATTACAGACTATTTATAATGGGATACCGGATATCAAAAGACCTTTATCATCTCAAAGGAATATGGGTCCTCCAACAATAGTTATGGTTGCTCGTTTTGCTTATCCAAAAGATCATCTAACTGTCATTAAAGCTTTAGAGAAGCTGGGTCATATGAGGTGGAAACTCTCTCTAGTCGGTGATGGACCGAGACTGTCAGATATGAAAAGTATAGTAAAGAAAAGCAAGATTTCAGACAGAGTCACATTTATGGGGGCTATACGCCACGTCAATCAGGTGCTTAACGACTCAGATATTTTTGTATTAATGTCCAAACATGAGGGATTACCAATCAGCATTATTGAAGGGATGCGCAGTGGGCTTCCAATCGTAGCTTCTAATGTTGGTGGTGTTAAAGAAATGGTGAGAGACAATTGGAATGGATACTTAATTCCTGAAGGAGACGTTGATACATTAGCTATTAAGCTATCAACGTTAATATCGAATCAAGAACTGATGTTGAAGATGGGTGAGTTCAGTAGAAAGCGTTACGAAGAAAGGTTCACC
- a CDS encoding O-antigen ligase family protein, whose product MNHVQEVPTIYFKLFQFVMVSSFIVFIEPSPYDMSIILLFVISIYMSYLYFSSYMQVAIIFLAIFTVSNLLSVFIAIDPVHSIKYTIITVFLMVTWVCVSGVLARFNRKGIDVLFNGYTIAAVLSVIIGLAGYLNVLPLEELVLMEGRVKSFFKDPNVFGPFLIAPALFALSKIETSKGSRSVSMWAIIFLLLLLGIILSFSRGAWVNFVLGAAVYLLFVKVNPKKRFVSFIFVSILSLILLIYLSTSSDLVGLFQERFGVQGYDTKRFDVQLAAISTGSDRPLGVGAGQTELLFNHSTHSLYIRLFLENGLLGLLTFIGFLFICMIRCVQKIFSTNGTDRVIFVIILASILGILLNSLFVDTIHWRHFWLLLALPWWNESIKLNPRSAVDIK is encoded by the coding sequence GTGAATCATGTTCAGGAAGTGCCAACGATCTATTTTAAGCTCTTTCAATTTGTAATGGTATCAAGCTTTATCGTGTTTATTGAACCTTCTCCGTATGATATGTCTATAATTTTATTATTTGTCATATCGATCTATATGTCATATCTATATTTCTCATCATATATGCAAGTCGCGATCATCTTTTTAGCCATATTTACTGTAAGCAATTTACTATCGGTATTCATTGCGATCGATCCGGTTCATTCTATTAAATACACAATTATCACTGTATTTTTGATGGTTACTTGGGTTTGTGTTTCAGGGGTGTTAGCCAGATTTAACCGAAAAGGTATTGATGTCTTATTTAACGGTTATACCATTGCAGCAGTTCTCTCGGTGATCATCGGTCTCGCTGGATACCTCAACGTTCTTCCTTTAGAGGAATTGGTACTAATGGAAGGGCGTGTGAAATCATTTTTTAAAGACCCTAACGTTTTCGGTCCCTTTTTGATTGCACCTGCCTTATTTGCTTTATCGAAAATAGAAACATCAAAAGGTTCTCGATCAGTATCAATGTGGGCCATTATTTTTTTATTATTACTTTTGGGGATTATTTTAAGCTTTTCCCGAGGTGCCTGGGTCAATTTTGTCTTAGGTGCAGCCGTTTACTTACTATTTGTGAAAGTAAACCCGAAAAAAAGATTTGTGTCCTTCATTTTCGTTAGCATTCTTTCATTAATTTTACTAATTTACCTTAGTACATCCTCTGATCTTGTCGGTCTTTTTCAAGAGCGGTTTGGCGTTCAAGGCTATGATACAAAGCGGTTTGATGTCCAACTAGCAGCCATTTCGACAGGGAGCGATCGTCCGTTAGGGGTTGGAGCGGGTCAAACAGAATTACTATTTAATCACTCCACTCATAGTTTATATATTCGATTATTTTTAGAAAATGGATTACTAGGATTGCTCACTTTTATAGGATTCTTATTCATTTGCATGATTAGATGTGTACAGAAAATCTTCTCTACGAACGGCACTGATCGAGTGATTTTCGTCATTATTTTAGCGTCTATTCTAGGAATTTTATTGAATAGTTTGTTCGTAGACACCATTCATTGGAGACACTTTTGGTTACTATTGGCACTACCTTGGTGGAATGAATCTATCAAGCTTAATCCACGATCTGCCGTTGATATTAAATAG
- a CDS encoding C1q-like domain-containing protein — MKRKYCNCKGCTSNNECCVIIQRGEGPPGPPGPPGPPGPEGPQGPEGPQGPEGPQGPEGPQGPEGPQGPEGPQGPPGPPPPDTAFRAFDSVAQTILGNNTPQTVTFETEAFDLANGYNPATSTFTAPQTGTYSVCSSVEYSVATGGGQAPTNVRLILNSSNGAAVTDLDFAVSNPGTTDKVQGCTIIRLTAGQTISIQLQSSSRNVTTIIGNRFTHFEAGLIF; from the coding sequence ATGAAAAGGAAGTATTGTAATTGTAAAGGTTGTACATCCAATAACGAGTGCTGTGTCATTATACAAAGAGGTGAAGGCCCACCAGGCCCACCAGGTCCACCAGGTCCACCAGGTCCAGAAGGCCCCCAAGGTCCAGAAGGCCCCCAAGGCCCAGAAGGTCCCCAAGGTCCAGAAGGTCCCCAAGGTCCAGAAGGCCCCCAAGGTCCAGAGGGACCACAAGGACCACCTGGACCGCCACCTCCAGATACAGCATTTCGTGCGTTTGACAGTGTAGCTCAAACGATTCTTGGGAACAATACACCGCAAACCGTCACCTTTGAAACAGAAGCATTTGATTTAGCAAATGGATATAACCCTGCAACATCAACATTCACAGCGCCCCAAACAGGTACCTATTCAGTCTGTTCGAGTGTTGAATATTCGGTCGCTACTGGAGGAGGACAAGCTCCAACGAACGTACGATTGATTCTTAACAGTAGTAATGGAGCTGCTGTAACAGATTTGGACTTTGCAGTTTCCAATCCAGGAACGACAGACAAAGTGCAGGGGTGCACAATCATCAGATTGACAGCTGGACAAACGATATCAATACAACTCCAGTCCTCAAGTAGGAATGTAACGACGATCATCGGAAACCGTTTCACACATTTTGAAGCAGGCTTGATTTTTTAA
- a CDS encoding lipopolysaccharide biosynthesis protein yields the protein MRILNPVIHILSANDFVKKVSILVSGTALSQFVAILAMPVLTRIYTPEQFGFYSIYLAILFSLSVIVSMQYEMAIPHPESDRDAFHILCTAMLFVVSVSISVFIFILYFQDVIANWMNVDHIRMNLLFIPISLLGLGTYQVFNVWLIRKESYPSMTKGKVTMNISQVVGQLTFGLLSFGSLGLVVGDVAGRVGGSSFLGKSMWRDLKEGVKGFSPKLLKQVSIRYKKFPMVSSISSIINELSLHLPLLFVAFSFGPKVAGLYMLAQRILTLPDALVGFSVKQVYLSESTKQARVSYESFRSLYWQTLKKMSWLGVIVIGCIALLSPLVFGMFFGDNWSESGSYVQVLAILYLFQLITGPTLINFYVLECQWLQIISETIRLIIIVGAAIVAHYFIQSTFITIAVLSIAASIGYLVLLYFSWYSMRLKLKGADGIG from the coding sequence ATGCGAATCCTGAACCCGGTTATTCATATACTTAGCGCAAATGATTTTGTCAAAAAGGTTTCTATCCTTGTCTCAGGGACCGCGCTCTCTCAATTTGTAGCTATTCTTGCTATGCCAGTATTGACACGTATTTATACACCTGAGCAATTTGGTTTTTATTCCATTTATTTAGCGATTCTCTTTAGTCTTTCGGTAATTGTTTCTATGCAATATGAAATGGCAATTCCGCATCCTGAAAGTGATCGTGATGCCTTTCATATCTTGTGCACAGCTATGCTATTTGTCGTAAGCGTAAGTATTAGTGTATTCATTTTCATACTGTATTTTCAAGATGTTATTGCCAATTGGATGAACGTTGACCATATTAGGATGAATCTTTTGTTTATCCCTATTAGTTTACTAGGGTTGGGCACCTATCAAGTATTCAATGTCTGGTTGATCAGAAAAGAGTCTTACCCTTCTATGACAAAAGGGAAAGTTACGATGAACATAAGTCAAGTAGTAGGACAACTTACGTTCGGTCTATTATCTTTCGGATCTCTAGGTCTCGTTGTTGGTGATGTTGCGGGTAGAGTAGGAGGAAGCAGTTTCCTTGGCAAGAGCATGTGGAGAGATTTGAAAGAAGGGGTCAAAGGATTTTCACCAAAACTACTTAAACAAGTTTCCATACGGTATAAAAAATTTCCAATGGTGTCTAGTATTTCTTCTATTATAAATGAATTAAGCTTACACTTGCCCTTACTGTTTGTAGCGTTTTCTTTCGGTCCTAAGGTTGCTGGGTTGTACATGCTTGCTCAAAGAATCTTAACTTTACCTGATGCGCTAGTCGGTTTCTCAGTGAAACAGGTGTATTTATCAGAATCAACGAAGCAAGCTAGAGTTTCATATGAGAGCTTCAGATCATTGTATTGGCAAACTTTGAAGAAAATGAGTTGGCTGGGCGTTATTGTAATAGGTTGTATCGCATTGTTATCTCCATTGGTTTTCGGAATGTTCTTTGGAGATAATTGGTCCGAATCAGGATCTTATGTCCAAGTTCTCGCCATACTTTATTTATTCCAGCTTATCACCGGACCAACGCTCATTAACTTTTATGTTCTCGAGTGTCAATGGCTGCAAATTATCAGTGAAACGATCAGATTAATCATTATTGTAGGTGCAGCTATTGTAGCTCATTATTTTATACAATCAACATTCATAACAATTGCAGTATTAAGTATTGCAGCTTCAATCGGATATCTTGTTCTTCTTTACTTCTCATGGTATTCGATGAGATTGAAATTGAAAGGGGCTGATGGAATCGGGTGA
- a CDS encoding tyrosine-protein phosphatase — protein MIDIHNHILHGLDDGPEILSESLLMARSAVEAGITHIIATPHHKNDQYHNSPIKVLEQTKKLNMMLQELRINVTIVPGMEIHLNGNILQDMKKDPQELLSLNNGRYVLIELPRNQVPIYTESILFELQLMGYIPILSHVERNTEFRKDPNRLYSFIQRGTLAQVTAGSIVGDMGERNQSAAMKMIHHNLVHFIASDAHDTSRRPFKIHEAYKLIKKEFGGPYSSYFMNNAEHVLTGREFKIKEPQQVKKQRKVFRLL, from the coding sequence ATGATCGATATTCATAACCATATCTTACATGGGTTAGATGATGGTCCAGAAATATTGTCCGAATCACTTCTCATGGCTCGTAGTGCAGTAGAAGCGGGCATTACACATATCATTGCCACTCCACACCATAAAAACGATCAATATCATAACTCTCCAATTAAAGTGTTAGAACAAACAAAGAAGTTAAATATGATGCTACAGGAACTGAGAATTAACGTAACGATTGTACCTGGTATGGAAATTCATTTGAATGGCAACATTCTTCAAGATATGAAAAAAGATCCTCAAGAATTATTATCGTTAAATAACGGACGTTATGTCCTTATTGAATTGCCGCGCAATCAGGTGCCGATTTACACAGAATCCATACTTTTTGAGCTTCAATTAATGGGATATATTCCGATTTTGTCTCATGTTGAACGTAATACAGAATTTCGGAAGGACCCGAATCGGCTTTATTCCTTTATCCAAAGAGGCACATTAGCTCAAGTTACAGCTGGAAGCATTGTAGGGGATATGGGTGAAAGGAATCAATCGGCTGCAATGAAAATGATTCATCATAACTTAGTTCACTTCATTGCTTCAGATGCACATGATACATCAAGGCGTCCCTTCAAAATCCATGAAGCGTACAAGTTGATTAAGAAGGAATTCGGAGGACCGTATTCATCTTATTTTATGAATAATGCAGAACATGTACTAACCGGGAGGGAATTTAAAATCAAAGAGCCTCAACAAGTTAAGAAACAACGAAAAGTCTTTCGATTACTATGA
- the ftsX gene encoding permease-like cell division protein FtsX produces MRKMRTLSRHIKEGFKNLGRNGWMSFASISAVTVTLLLVGVFLVLLLNINSIASQIEDDVEIRVYLDKTTKQEQHQQIEEKLSKIDRVNDVRFVPKDEGLKDLINSLGDEGKVFESLETENPLPDAFAVKTKKPQDTPVVANKIEGMKSVTKVEYGKGTVEKLFKVTDAARNIGLILIVGLLFTAMFLIANTIKITIVTRGREIEIMKLVGATNSFIRGPFFVEGLLLGVLGSLVPIGLLILAYQFVYDAVSMNLKTVFIQLLPVYPLMFQLAGLLIVIGAFIGVWGSLTSVRKFLKV; encoded by the coding sequence ATGAGGAAGATGCGAACCCTATCTCGACACATTAAAGAAGGATTCAAAAACCTTGGAAGAAACGGTTGGATGTCATTTGCATCGATTAGTGCAGTAACAGTGACTCTATTATTAGTAGGCGTATTCCTCGTGTTACTTTTAAATATTAATTCCATCGCTTCACAAATTGAAGATGATGTTGAAATTAGAGTGTATCTCGATAAAACAACAAAACAAGAACAGCATCAGCAAATTGAAGAAAAGCTGAGCAAAATCGATCGAGTGAACGATGTTCGATTTGTACCAAAGGATGAAGGATTAAAGGATTTAATTAACTCTCTCGGAGATGAAGGGAAAGTGTTTGAATCTCTAGAGACAGAGAATCCTCTACCTGATGCTTTTGCGGTCAAAACGAAAAAGCCGCAAGATACACCAGTTGTAGCCAATAAAATTGAAGGCATGAAAAGTGTCACGAAGGTTGAATACGGTAAGGGAACCGTTGAGAAACTTTTTAAAGTGACTGATGCTGCTCGAAATATCGGGCTCATATTAATCGTAGGCCTTCTCTTTACTGCGATGTTCTTGATCGCGAATACAATTAAAATCACGATCGTTACAAGAGGTCGTGAAATTGAGATTATGAAACTAGTAGGTGCTACCAACTCTTTCATAAGAGGTCCGTTCTTTGTTGAAGGGCTATTGCTAGGCGTGCTAGGATCACTGGTTCCGATTGGTCTGTTAATACTAGCTTATCAATTCGTTTATGATGCTGTCAGTATGAACTTAAAGACAGTCTTCATTCAGCTCCTACCAGTTTATCCGTTAATGTTCCAGCTTGCTGGACTCTTAATCGTCATAGGTGCTTTCATTGGCGTGTGGGGGAGCTTAACTTCTGTCCGTAAATTCTTGAAAGTATAA
- a CDS encoding polysaccharide biosynthesis tyrosine autokinase, translating to MDQEFDARKLLDELKANYRVILIFTIVSTLIGMGLTFFLLQPIYQSKTDLLVNRTNPTEEGLRVSSNDIETNLRLIETYRFMIESPRIMDLVAAEIGNGMTSEKLIKKTNVTTFENSQIISIVVEDTNPVTGSKIANSVADTFQTEIKKVMNTDNVHILSKAVVLPDQKPVRPKPILNGAISVLIGLILGCTFILTKKYFNAKLHSEPIVEKLLSVTVLAVIPYFEKSKEEVAASIDQPYVNLIHKGSNLSPIAEAYRTLRTSLQFHSTDSDTTALMVTSTNSGEGKSLTSANLAIIFAMDNQKTIYIDGDLRRPNGHTIFEQTKRHGMTSYLTGYASLNDVISTTEIPNLSFIGSGPIPPNPSELLSSKNMDQLLNDLKEEYDVIIIDSPPLIVSDPIILSSKVNDCLFVVDAQNSKYNQTSKSLSKIQRMGGNIVGVVLNKDKSINQSQYYYY from the coding sequence ATGGATCAAGAATTTGATGCACGTAAATTATTAGATGAATTAAAGGCGAATTATAGGGTCATCCTTATTTTCACGATTGTTTCTACATTGATCGGTATGGGTTTAACATTTTTCCTATTACAGCCTATTTATCAATCAAAAACGGATTTACTAGTCAACCGGACCAATCCGACCGAGGAAGGTTTAAGAGTCTCTTCTAATGATATTGAAACCAATTTAAGGTTAATTGAAACGTATCGCTTTATGATTGAAAGTCCAAGAATTATGGATTTAGTTGCAGCAGAAATCGGAAACGGTATGACAAGCGAAAAGTTAATTAAAAAGACAAATGTAACGACATTTGAGAATTCTCAAATTATCTCAATTGTAGTAGAAGATACAAACCCTGTAACAGGATCGAAAATCGCGAATTCAGTTGCAGACACGTTCCAAACAGAAATCAAGAAAGTAATGAATACCGATAATGTTCATATCCTTTCAAAAGCAGTCGTATTGCCAGATCAAAAACCAGTCAGACCGAAACCTATATTAAACGGCGCAATCTCCGTTCTAATCGGTCTCATATTAGGATGTACATTCATTCTGACTAAGAAATATTTTAACGCTAAACTCCATTCAGAGCCTATTGTGGAAAAGTTACTATCTGTAACAGTGCTTGCTGTTATACCGTATTTTGAAAAGTCGAAGGAAGAGGTTGCTGCTTCAATAGATCAGCCATATGTGAACCTCATCCATAAAGGAAGCAATTTATCTCCTATTGCAGAAGCTTACCGAACATTGAGGACTTCCCTTCAATTTCATTCTACAGATTCGGATACCACAGCATTAATGGTAACGAGCACGAATTCTGGTGAAGGAAAATCACTAACGAGTGCAAACCTAGCGATTATCTTTGCTATGGATAATCAAAAAACCATATATATCGATGGAGACTTAAGAAGGCCAAATGGTCACACGATATTTGAACAAACGAAAAGACACGGAATGACATCATATTTAACTGGTTATGCATCGTTGAATGACGTCATTTCTACAACAGAAATTCCGAACCTTAGTTTTATCGGTTCAGGACCGATCCCCCCAAATCCATCAGAGCTTCTTTCATCTAAGAATATGGATCAACTGTTAAATGATTTGAAGGAAGAATATGACGTCATCATTATTGACAGTCCACCGCTGATCGTCTCAGACCCAATCATCTTATCATCAAAAGTGAATGACTGCCTGTTCGTTGTCGATGCCCAGAATTCAAAATATAATCAGACTTCTAAAAGCCTAAGCAAAATTCAAAGAATGGGTGGCAACATCGTCGGTGTTGTTTTAAATAAAGACAAGTCAATTAATCAGAGCCAATATTACTATTATTAA
- a CDS encoding murein hydrolase activator EnvC family protein, producing MKKKIIVAVASLSLLLGGYPGLTGTNDVASANSLNDKINDVKKKSDKNKSAQEKAKEEIEKIKHDQDLLNAEIEKLDQQVSDAENQIDQKEKDIAKTKEDIEKLKAEIVVIKKRIAERDKMLKDRVKAMYENGGSVQYIEVLLGSSNFGDFLDRVFALNQIAAQDKEILEAHKADKQALEDKKAEVESELETLNKQMKELESLKASLNQKVERKNALLSDLEEEEAHMHQELGKLENEGDLLAKQQAAFEAEKRRQAREAAKSSSSGSSASAPSVTGGMFMKPANAGITSGFGSRWGKQHAGIDLARGGTVPIVASASGTVIKSYYSSSYGNVVFIAHNINGQTYTTVYAHLRNRQVGNGASVKKGQQIGIMGNTGRSTGQHLHFEIHKGQWNSSKSNAIDPQRFF from the coding sequence TTGAAAAAGAAAATAATTGTCGCGGTTGCATCACTAAGCCTTTTGCTTGGAGGGTATCCAGGCCTGACAGGAACTAATGATGTAGCATCCGCAAATTCACTAAATGATAAAATTAATGACGTAAAAAAGAAAAGCGATAAAAATAAATCAGCACAAGAAAAAGCAAAAGAAGAAATTGAAAAAATTAAGCATGACCAAGATCTATTAAATGCAGAAATTGAAAAGCTCGACCAACAAGTTTCAGATGCAGAAAATCAAATTGATCAGAAAGAAAAAGATATAGCCAAAACGAAAGAAGATATTGAAAAACTGAAGGCAGAAATTGTTGTTATAAAAAAGCGAATTGCTGAACGTGATAAGATGTTGAAAGACCGTGTGAAAGCAATGTACGAAAACGGTGGTTCTGTCCAATACATTGAAGTTCTGCTCGGATCAAGCAACTTTGGTGATTTCCTAGACCGTGTATTTGCATTAAACCAAATTGCTGCTCAAGATAAAGAGATTCTTGAGGCGCATAAAGCCGATAAACAAGCTCTAGAAGATAAAAAAGCTGAAGTTGAGAGTGAACTTGAAACATTGAACAAGCAAATGAAAGAGCTTGAGAGTTTAAAAGCAAGTCTAAATCAAAAAGTTGAGCGAAAGAATGCACTGCTTAGTGATCTAGAAGAAGAAGAAGCACATATGCATCAAGAGTTAGGTAAACTAGAAAATGAAGGTGATCTTTTAGCGAAACAACAAGCTGCGTTTGAAGCAGAAAAGCGCCGTCAAGCAAGAGAAGCAGCTAAGAGCTCATCATCTGGTTCCAGTGCATCCGCACCTTCTGTAACAGGTGGTATGTTCATGAAGCCGGCGAATGCAGGAATTACTTCTGGATTTGGATCTCGTTGGGGTAAACAACACGCGGGTATAGATTTGGCTCGTGGTGGCACAGTTCCAATTGTTGCATCAGCATCTGGTACGGTTATTAAATCCTACTACTCTAGTAGTTATGGAAACGTAGTCTTTATTGCCCACAATATCAATGGACAGACCTATACAACTGTTTATGCTCATTTGAGAAATCGTCAAGTTGGAAATGGTGCATCTGTAAAAAAAGGACAGCAAATTGGAATCATGGGGAATACAGGCCGTTCAACTGGTCAACACTTACACTTTGAAATCCATAAAGGTCAATGGAACTCTAGCAAATCAAACGCTATAGATCCTCAAAGATTCTTCTAA
- a CDS encoding thiol-disulfide oxidoreductase DCC family protein gives MNDILLFDGECNLCNGAVQFIIDRDPKGHFKFAALQSKVGSELLQTYDLPKSFNSIVLIQNAKVYQQSSAALRICRKLKGFWKLLTVLLIIPRPLRDALYNYVAKNRYKWFGKRNECMMPTPDIKKRFLQ, from the coding sequence ATGAATGACATCTTACTATTTGATGGTGAGTGTAACCTTTGTAATGGTGCGGTTCAGTTCATTATTGACCGAGATCCGAAAGGACATTTCAAATTTGCAGCACTTCAGAGTAAAGTCGGGTCTGAGCTATTACAAACTTATGATCTACCGAAGTCATTCAATAGTATAGTACTTATACAAAATGCCAAGGTCTATCAACAATCAAGTGCGGCGTTACGAATTTGTAGGAAATTAAAAGGCTTTTGGAAACTACTCACTGTTCTACTCATCATACCAAGACCTTTAAGGGATGCTCTATACAATTATGTCGCTAAGAATCGTTATAAATGGTTTGGAAAACGAAATGAATGCATGATGCCAACTCCTGATATAAAAAAACGGTTCTTACAATAG
- a CDS encoding sugar transferase: MERNKVANVTYPIRKLDHSLLVYKRIIDIVLGSLIFIVVSPIFFLIMLVIFLLDGGPIFFVQTRSGLNNKPFKIYKFRTMTNKNSLQKNNHNYSWENGVPDEFVFKGKENPNITKIGKVLRRTSMDELPQIINVLLGTMSLVGPRPEIPQITQFYSDYQRSRLSCKPGITGYAQINGRSTINHGEKIKFDLYYVRNWSLKLDLIILWKTIFQVLSGKGSY; this comes from the coding sequence ATGGAAAGAAACAAGGTGGCGAATGTTACGTATCCCATTCGTAAATTGGATCATTCGTTGCTCGTGTACAAAAGAATCATTGACATCGTTTTAGGGAGTTTGATCTTTATTGTAGTTTCACCGATTTTCTTCTTGATCATGTTGGTGATATTTCTACTTGATGGTGGACCGATCTTTTTTGTTCAAACTCGGAGCGGATTGAATAATAAACCTTTTAAAATTTACAAATTTAGGACAATGACAAACAAAAATTCACTTCAGAAAAACAACCATAACTATTCTTGGGAGAACGGCGTTCCAGACGAATTTGTGTTTAAAGGTAAAGAAAATCCGAACATCACCAAAATCGGAAAAGTATTAAGAAGAACGAGCATGGATGAGCTTCCTCAAATTATTAATGTTCTGTTAGGAACAATGAGTTTGGTTGGACCTAGACCAGAAATTCCACAAATTACTCAGTTTTATTCGGATTACCAAAGAAGTCGACTATCATGTAAACCTGGTATCACAGGATATGCCCAAATAAATGGTCGTTCCACAATTAACCATGGCGAAAAAATTAAGTTCGATCTTTATTATGTTCGGAATTGGTCCCTGAAACTAGATCTAATAATCCTATGGAAAACGATCTTTCAAGTTCTGTCGGGCAAAGGTTCATATTAA